Proteins found in one Pieris napi chromosome 11, ilPieNapi1.2, whole genome shotgun sequence genomic segment:
- the LOC125053711 gene encoding pseudouridine-5'-phosphatase-like, which yields MMSYQKVTHVLFDLDGLLIDSEIFYTQAFTNVCATYGKTFTWELKKSLLGFQGRECAEKIVETLDLPITKLDFVRECQKHYEVLFPNVALMPGALQLVEHLRKTGVPIAIATSSSEESVNKKMQSHKGFLDNFHHLTMGSSDPEVKQGKPDPSIFLVCASRFPDKPRPEACLVFEDAVNGVKAACAANMQVVVVPDPRIEKKLLEDSTLVLNSLEEFQPELFGLPPFPN from the exons ATGATGTCTTATCAAAAAGTAACTCATGTTCTATTTGATTTGGATGGACTTCTGATTg attcagaaattttTTACACACAAGCATTTACAAATGTTTGTGCAACGTATGGTAAAACTTTTACATGGGAATTGAAAAAGAGCCTACTTGGATTCCAAGGCCGGGAATGTGCGGAAAAAATAGTAGAAACTTTGGACCTTCCAATTACAAAATTGGATTTTGTGCgtgaatgtcaaaaacattATGAGGTTTTATTCCCTAATGTTGCACTAATGCCAG GAGCTCTACAACTGGTTGAACACTTAAGGAAGACTGGAGTTCCTATAGCAATTGCCACCAGCTCCAGTGAAGAAAGTGTAAATAAGAAAATGCAGAGCCATAAAGGATTTCTTGACAACTTCCACCACCTGACTATGGGCTCTTCTGACCCAGAAGTAAAACAAGGAAAGCCAGATCCATCAATATTTCTTGTCTGTGCATCTAGATTCCCAGATAAACCTAGACCTGAAGCT TGCTTGGTATTTGAAGATGCTGTTAATGGTGTGAAAGCAGCTTGTGCAGCAAACATGCAAGTTGTTGTTGTTCCTGACCCTCGAATAGAAAAGAAGTTATTGGAAGATTCCACACTGGTACTTAATTCTTTAGAAGAATTTCAACCCGAGCTTTTTGGTTTACCACCCTTTCcaaactaa
- the LOC125053712 gene encoding pseudouridine-5'-phosphatase-like, protein MTFKPVTHVLFDMDGLILNTEDLYTMGFQEIASRYGKLFTFELKCQIMGQQSIELAKSIIEALELPISVDEFLVETRKIFNDLFPLCSVLPGVERLIRHLSKCNIPLGLATSSSHETYELKTKNHKDLFDLFTYKTLGSSDPDVKRGKPHPDIFYTAAAKFLEKPNPQQCLVFEDSLNGVQAATAAGMQVVLIPDSRLDYSLASDATLIIESMEHFKPELFGLPPIQE, encoded by the exons GGGTTGATATTAA ACACTGAAGATCTTTACACAATGGGTTTTCAAGAAATTGCTTCGCGGTATGGAAAACTTTTTACGTTTGAACTAAAATGCCAAATAATGGGTCAACAAAGTATAGAATTAGCAAAATCAATAATCGAGGCGCTGGAATTACCCATTTCCGTAGATGAATTTCTAGTTGAGACGCGGAAAATTTTTAACGATTTATTTCCATTATGTTCAGTATTGCCAG GAGTCGAGAGATTAATTAGGCACTTAAGCAAATGTAATATTCCATTAGGTTTGGCTACAAGTAGTAGTCATGAAACATATGAATTGAAAACTAAGAACCACAAAGATctgtttgatttatttacttataaaacatTGGGATCTTCAGACCCGGATGTGAAACGAGGAAAACCACATCCAGATATATTTTACACGGCTGCTGCTAAGTTTCTCGAGAAACCTAACCCTCAACaa TGTCTGGTCTTTGAAGATTCATTAAATGGGGTACAGGCTGCTACTGCAGCTGGCATGCAAGTTGTATTAATACCAGATTCTCGCCTAGACTATTCATTGGCTTCTGACGCTACACTGATCATTGAATCAATGGAGCATTTTAAACCAGAATTGTTTGGTCTCCCACCAATACAAGAGTAG